The DNA segment CAAAATCAATCAGGGCCAGTTAAAAGTTTCTGTACAATTTGGTAAAGACGTTGCCACAGCCGTGTATACCTGGGCAGAAACAGATGGTTATAAAAACGCCAATGCTCCCTATACACCACCGGTAGGTGACGGTTTATGGAAGCCTACTCCACCGGCTTTCGCCCCACCGGCTACTCCTCACTGGGGTAAAAACAGGCCGGTAGTAAAAGGCAGCCTGGTGAATACCCATCCCGGCCCGCCTCCGGCTTATTCCACCGATATTCATTCTCCTTTTTACAAGATGGTTAAAAAGGTATATGACGCCTCTCTAAATCTTACTACCGATCAAACCAACATGGCCATTTACTGGCGTGATGTACCGGGCGTTTCCTCCCCCGGCCATTGGTTAAGCATTCTGTTGCAAACCGTGCAGCAAACCGATGCCTCGCTGGCCAAAGCAGCCTTGGCTTATGCCCTTACAGGAGCAGGTGTTAATGATGGTTTGATCGGTTGTTTCCAGGTAAAATATACTTACAACCTGGTGCGACCTATTACCTATATACGAGAAACAATGGGATACCCCAACTGGGGTTCCTTGCTGGGTACGCCCGCCCACCCGGAGTATCCTTCAGCCCATTCGGCCCTTTCGGCCGGAGCCGCCTATATATTCGACGAACTTTTCAGTGATGTCCATTCCTTCACCGACCACACGTATGATTATATGGGATTTGCTCCCCGCTCTTACAAATCCTTCACTGCCATTGCCCAGGAGGCTGGCCAGTCGAGGTTGTATGGAGGCATTCATTACCAGCCTTCTATCGATGCGGGTTTACAACAAGGCCGGAAAACAGGCGCCAATATATTTGGCCAGTGCCTATCGTCCAA comes from the Paraflavitalea devenefica genome and includes:
- a CDS encoding vanadium-dependent haloperoxidase; this translates as MLSSFHRMNRQFLVFTLPFFFFLLLFSSCNKWGDFWHHHPGKDDRPTEYSADVIEKWMALQLRLMKNATGIPNHGFSRHYVYAGIAAWESVVPGIPGNFWKRSWNGLTGLPQASNQKKYYWPANVNAALASINRSLFPNASATDKAAIDSLENALNETFLTKINQGQLKVSVQFGKDVATAVYTWAETDGYKNANAPYTPPVGDGLWKPTPPAFAPPATPHWGKNRPVVKGSLVNTHPGPPPAYSTDIHSPFYKMVKKVYDASLNLTTDQTNMAIYWRDVPGVSSPGHWLSILLQTVQQTDASLAKAALAYALTGAGVNDGLIGCFQVKYTYNLVRPITYIRETMGYPNWGSLLGTPAHPEYPSAHSALSAGAAYIFDELFSDVHSFTDHTYDYMGFAPRSYKSFTAIAQEAGQSRLYGGIHYQPSIDAGLQQGRKTGANIFGQCLSSNSSLK